One genomic region from Pyrobaculum islandicum DSM 4184 encodes:
- a CDS encoding IS200/IS605 family accessory protein TnpB-related protein produces MQSLKGNRYASRAVKRNELNKKNDVRRKIANFVVREAERLGAAIAVENLPKNAPRNMIKDVDDPKLRDRIYKAGFRSMLREIIRKARERGIPVVKVNPRGTSSSCPRCGACEGLCPETPPLPPLRAGVGEGRGSGDKHRKARTGEGGRAVAPHAR; encoded by the coding sequence ATGCAGTCTCTGAAGGGGAATAGGTACGCGAGCCGTGCCGTTAAGAGGAACGAGCTGAACAAGAAGAACGACGTTAGGAGGAAGATTGCCAATTTCGTAGTCAGAGAGGCGGAGAGGCTAGGCGCCGCCATCGCCGTCGAAAATCTGCCAAAAAATGCACCAAGAAACATGATCAAAGACGTTGACGATCCAAAGCTCAGAGATAGAATCTACAAAGCTGGATTTAGAAGTATGTTGAGAGAGATTATACGTAAAGCTAGGGAGAGGGGAATTCCGGTTGTGAAAGTAAATCCGCGAGGAACCTCTTCCTCCTGCCCGCGGTGCGGGGCTTGTGAGGGGCTCTGCCCCGAGACACCTCCTCTGCCCCCACTGCGGGCGGGAGTGGGGGAGGGACGTGGTAGCGGCGATAAACATCGAAAGGCGCGCACTGGAGAAGGGGGCCGTGCCGTTGCCCCCCATGCCCGATGA
- a CDS encoding 5-formyltetrahydrofolate cyclo-ligase, with protein sequence MAKDVKQAIRERIWRLLEERDIAAFPRPVYGRIPNFRGADIACQNLTRLSQFINAAVVKINPDAPQRPCREAALSAGKTVIMPTPRIREGFLLLEPRSIPREAYREASTIAGAFKWGKSVKPWHLPRVDLVIIGSVAVNPKTGRRLGKSHGYAEIEWGILSTFGKVGEETPVVTTVHDVQLVEDDIPKEPFDLPIDIIATPTKIIFVKRVDPKPHGIYWDYVTEEMLREISLLSEIRRKNVFI encoded by the coding sequence ATGGCTAAAGACGTAAAACAGGCTATCAGAGAGCGCATATGGCGTCTCCTAGAGGAGAGAGACATCGCCGCGTTCCCCCGGCCTGTCTACGGCAGAATACCAAACTTCAGAGGGGCAGACATAGCTTGCCAAAACCTAACGCGCCTCAGCCAGTTTATCAACGCCGCCGTCGTGAAGATAAACCCAGACGCGCCGCAGAGGCCCTGCCGTGAGGCGGCCCTCTCCGCCGGCAAAACAGTAATAATGCCGACGCCAAGGATAAGAGAGGGCTTCTTACTCCTCGAACCACGTTCTATACCGCGGGAGGCGTATAGAGAGGCTTCGACAATCGCCGGCGCCTTTAAATGGGGGAAGTCTGTAAAGCCTTGGCATCTGCCAAGAGTAGACCTAGTCATAATTGGGTCTGTCGCAGTTAACCCAAAGACAGGCAGGAGACTAGGCAAATCTCACGGCTATGCAGAAATCGAGTGGGGGATATTGTCTACCTTTGGCAAAGTGGGCGAAGAGACTCCAGTCGTCACCACTGTACACGACGTACAATTGGTAGAAGACGACATACCTAAAGAGCCCTTTGACTTGCCTATAGATATTATAGCGACGCCTACAAAAATTATCTTCGTCAAGAGAGTCGACCCGAAGCCCCACGGCATCTATTGGGACTATGTTACAGAAGAGATGTTG